In the Haloarcula salinisoli genome, CTCTCGTCATCACGAAAGGCGCGAAGCGCCTTTCGAACGACTCCGTTCGGGTTCGGGGAAACGGCTCGCTGCGCTCGCCGTATGTTTTGCCAGTTCAGTTCTCGTCGGGCGCGTAGTAGTACTCGCCGGCCTTCTTCTGTTTCCGGTCGAGCTGTGAGTCGGGCTTGTTGATGCGCGGTCGGGAGGTTCGCTCGTCGCGGCGGAAGGTGATGTCGAGGTTCGCGAGGAACTCGTTCATCCCTTCGCGCATCCCCTGTGGCGGCGCGGCGTGGCCCGACTTCGCCGGTTCGCCGTCGAAGACGAGCAGCCGGTCGGCGAGCAGGTCTATCATGTAGATGTCGTGGTCGATGACCAGCGCCGTCGCGTCGTGGTTCTCGGCGTACCTGCGGATGGCGGAGGTGGCAAGCACACGCTGCTCGACGTCGAGGTGTGCCGAGGGCTCGTCCAGCAGGTAGAGGTCGGCGTCCTTCGAGAGACAGGCCGCGATAGCCACGCGCTGGCGCTCCCCGCCCGAGAGGTCCGTCAGTTGTTGCTCCATCACCGCGTCGAGCTGGAGCGGGTCGGCGATTTCGGTCGTCCAGTAGGAACTGCCGAAGTCGTCGGTAATCGAGGAGAGGAAGGCGTCGACCCGCATCGGCTGGTCTATCTCGATGTACTGTGGCTTGTATGCGATGTCGAGCCGGCTGTCGACCTCGCCGGTCGTGGGTTCGAGCCGACCAGCGAGCATCTTCGCGAACGTCGACTTCCCGATACCGTTGGGTCCCACGACGCCCAGCACTTCGCTCTCGCGGATAGTGCCCGCGTCGACGTCGAGCGTGAACTCGCCGTCGCCGTAGGACTTGGTGAGTTCGGGGTATTCGATAACGACGTCGCCGGTCGACCCCGGACGGGGCGCGTGTTCCTCGAACTCGATTTCCGTCTGTCGAATCCGCATGTTCTCGTTCTCGAGATAGCCCGAGAGGTACTCGTTGATACCCTTCTTCGTCGATTTCGGCGGTGTGATGATACCGAACGCCCCTGGCGAACCGTACGCCATGTTGATGTTGTCCGCCAGCAGGTCGAGGATGGCGAGGTCGTGCTCGACGACGAGCATCGACCGGTCGCCCTCCTCGGCGAGTTCCCGAATCAGGCGGGCGGCGGTCATCCGCTGGCCGATGTCCAGATACGGCGTGATCTCGTCGAGGAAGTAGAAGTCCGCATCTCTTGCGAGCGTCGCGACCAGGGCGACCCGCTGGAGTTCACCGCCCGAGAGGTCGTCGATGTGGTTGTCGACGACCGGGCGGATACCGGTGCGGTCGATGAGCTCGTCCAGCGCCCCGCGCTCGTCGGTCTGTTCCAATAACTCGCGGGCCGGCCCGTCGAACTGGTCGGGGATGCGGTCGACGTACTGGGGTTTCCGGGCGACGGTCACGTCGCCGTCCCGCATCTGTTCGAGGTAGTCCTGCAGGGCGGTGCCCCGATACTCGTCGAGAATCTCGTCCCAGCTGGGCTCGGCGCCGTACTGGCCCAGATTCGGGGCCATCTCGTCGGCGAGGATGCGGACGGCGGTGGTCTTCCCGATACCGTTGGGCCCGAGAATGCCGGTTACCTGTCCCTCCGCCGGCGACGGGAGCCCGTACAGCGCGAAGGCGTTCTCGCCGTAGCGGTGGACTGGCTCGTCGTCCAGTTCCTGTGGGAGGTTGATAATCTCGATGGCGTCGAACGGGCACTTGTTGACACAGATACCGCAGCTCTCGCCCAGACATATCTCCTCGGAGATACGGACCTGGTCGGGCTTGCCCTCGAACTCCTCGTCTTCCTCGTAGGTGTCGCTACGCTTGGTGATGCACTCTTTCCCGCTCCGGTTGGGCGGGCAGTAGTTCATACACTCGTAGTTACAGCGGTCGGGCTGGCACCGCTCCAGGTCGACCACTGCGATGCTGTCGTCGGCCATCTCAGGCCCCCGCAGTCAGCAGGATTCCCCACGACACGAACCAGAGCGCGAAGGTCATGAAGGAGATATAGAGGTAGTCTTTCCCCGAGAAGTCGTCGTCAAGGATACCGATACCCCGCAACAGCGGGAGCTGCACGAAGATGGCGGCGAGGACGACGACCAGCGCGAGCGTGTCGGTCGCGCCGCTCGCCACGGCGTTCGACACGAACGCCGCGGCGATGCCGGCGATCGCCGTTATCGTCGTGACAGTGAGCCCCCGCATGTGGGAACTCATTCCGTCCGCCGATTCCGTAGCCATATTCACAGTTTCCCGACCCGCCACCAAAAGGGGCGCGGTTCCGGGACAGAACCTGTCCAACGCGTCTGACGCAACCACTCCTCAATCTTTATGCATCCGGCGACATTCGTAGGAGCTAATGACGGAAACCGATGGCGAGGGTATCTCGGATCTCCCACCCAGCGCGAAGCTCGTCTACAAGGTACTGGAGTACGACGGGCCGCTGACACAGAAAGGCATCGTCGAAGAGTCGATGCTCTCGGCACGCACGGTCCGCTATGCGCTCGAACGACTCGACGAGGTCGGCGTTGTCGAGGAAGACGTCTACTTCGCGGACGCCCGACAGAACCTCTACGAACTGAACGAGCCGCCGGCCGAACAGGCCGACCCCGCCATCTCGGACTGACTCTTCTATCGCTTTCCGTCCGTACAGGCCGGACAGCTTCGCCGGTCGCCGTACCGCTGCCCGCAGAACCCACAGCCACGCTCCGAATCGCTCCCGAGCGTCGCCCGTTTTCGTCTCCGGCTACTCATGCCAGCTCACCGCAGGAGCGACAGCGGGCTCGGTTGGCGGCCGGGTCGTACGCCAGCGCGATTTCGGAACAGTGGCGACAGTAGCGGTCGCTCGTCATCGTCGGGGTATCCGGCGCAGTCGGGGGGACGGTCGATTCGACGGTATGTGATTCGTTGACTGCCATGTCAATACCAACCACGGAGTAGTACAAAAGTTCTGTGGACATACGTCGGGGAATGTCCTTATATTCTATTGCTATCTATGGATGTGGAGTTACTTACGCTATTTTGACGGGGTTTTAACGCGAAAAACGAAACAAAACTCAATCTCGCCGGTGGAGCGCGTAAGCGATACACACCAGCCCGGCGAACTGCGTGACGTGGCTCACCGTCAGGAAGTAGTCCTGCTGTGGGAGCGAGAGCACCCGAAACTGCAGCAGCATCGACCCGACGAAGGTGAGCGTGTAGGTGACGGCGGTCAGCAACAGCAGGCCGACCGCGAGATACCGCATCGACGGGTCACCGTGTCGGTAGAAGCTCTGCAGCGAGCGGTAGCCGATGTACAACCCGACCGCCACGGAGCCGGTGGCGAAGGCGCTGGCGATGAGCTCGATGACGCGAAAGCCGTACACAGTTGTCTCGAACACCATCAGAAATCACTCCAGAGCCGCTGTAGTCTGTCTGCCGGGTCCTCCTCAGTACCGGTCTCGACCTCGAACTCGAAGCGTCCGTCCTCGAGTGTGATGTTGAACTCAGCCAGAACCGTGCTGTAGACGGAATCGTGGTGACCGTCCGGGCGCACCCGGGTCTGTTCGTCCAGGAAGCCGACCGCAACGAGCCGCTCGACGCGCCGATACAGCGTCGACGGTGAGGCGCCGGTCATGTCGCTCAGTTCCTGCACGGTCAGTGGCTCGTCGCTCGCCGCGGTGAGGATGGCTCTCGCGTACTCGTCTCCGAAGAGGCTGACTACCGTTCCGAAGTCGCGCTCCTCGCTCACCGTTTCTTCCGTTGTCATCTCCGGCGTATAATCGGCATCGGTTCGCAGACGGTTCGTTCGCGGGACGCTTCCGCGGTCGCGTCGTGGCGTCGGAACGCACAGGGACATGACGTCATCCATCCAGATTGTCCCGCAGACTCGGCGGGAAGTAGCCGAATTCGCCCCACGTGTACTCCGTGCCGGCCGGCTCCCCGCGCACGCTTATCTGCCACGTCTCGATGTCGCTCACGTCGACCGACAGCGAGTCGCCCGGCCCGAGTCGGTCGAAACTGTCGCTGAACTGGTCGTCGGCGGGGTCGGGCGGCCGTGGGCCGTCCGTCCCGTCCTCGTCCGCCGCCGAGATGTCCTTCAGATACACTCTGAACGTCTCGGCATCGACCGAATCGCCGGCCTCGTGGGTGAGCACGGCCGCCTCGTCGCCAGGGTCCCACTCGAGTCCCCACGTGATGATGGGCTGGTCGTAGAGCGCGATGCTATCCATATTCCGAAAGGTGTCCGGCGGCATCGTCGCGACGGCAGTTGCCAGGTTGTCATCGACGGTCAACTCGACGCGGTTGGCCTCTAACGCCTCGGGGTACTCGCTGATGCGGGCTCTGATGTCCTGTTTCGACACGTCGGCGTCGTCCGCGAACAGGAAGCTCCGACTGGGGTACACCGTGGACTCGCCGAAGTCGACGCTGCGGGCCTCCAGAAGGGCTCTGGACCCGTCGACGGTGAACGTCCCGGGTCGGATGTGTGTCCACGGCGGCGCACGGACGCTGTCGGTCATCCGCTCGAACTGGGGCTCGGCTTCGTGGAAGCGAGTGTGGCGCCCTTCCCCGGCGTCTATCATCGGGCCGACGAACTGCATCGGCTCGTCGAAATAGCCCGAGAAGAGCACGTAGTCGTCCCCGTGGGCGACGACCTGCTGGAGGTCGCCACGCTCGTAGACCGTGTATCCCTCGTAGCTGTCGTACTGTTCGTATCCGGTTCCCTCTAACGCCGCCTGGACGGTGTCCGTGGCCACCGACCCCTTCGCCACGACGCTGCCCCGGGCTTCGACTGCCCACTCGAACGCCGAGAGGCCCACGCCGACGTAGTCCATCCCCGGTTTGACCCCCTTCCCGCCGTAGGGCGTGCCAAGCAGGTCTTCGCCTCGGGAACCGGGGACGACGTACTCCATGCTCGTTCGAACGCCGTCCAGGTCGCCGGGCCTGGCACTCTCGTCGGGCTCCGGTATCCAGTCGCGGTAACGTGGCGGCCCCGTTTCGGGTTCCTCGACCGACCCGAAGCGGACTTGTTGTCCAAACGCCGGCAGCGTCGTACAGCCTCCCACGGAAGCGACACCGCCCGCGGCCAGTCCCGCCAGAAACCGCCGGCGGGTACTGCCCGGCCGGTCGTCAGTCTCGTCTGCCATACGCCACCCGATGACGCCCCGTCAAAAAGAACCGTCCCCCGGCTGGCGCACCTGACAAGCCGTCGAAATTTTTATATACTCGAACGGCGCTTCCGCGGGCGAACTCCTGCTCGTTCCTCGCTCGCGACCGCAGTACTCTTGTCTTCCTACGACGGCACGACGGTAATCGTACTGCCCCGGTCGATAGCCCGCTCCGGCTCCTCCACCTTTTTCATCGTCGCCCTTCTTCGTTCGCTTCGCTCACTGCGGGGAGGGCTCCTCGAAAAACGTGGGCGAAAAAGGCCGGAAGCGCGCCGTCGGCGCGCTTCCGGTATCCTGCGGGAGCACCGCGACCGCAGGGCTCGTCAGAGCTTCGCTCTGACGGTGAAACGGCTCGCTGACTCACGGTGCTTCGCACCGTTCGTCTCTCGCGGTCACACGGGACCGCGCACCGCTCGCCGTATGCTTACGATGGGACGACGGTAATCGTACTGCCGCGGTCGATGGCCCGCTCCAGTTCCTCGGCGATGCCGGAGCCACGTGAGACCTGTACCTCGCCGACCTTTTTCATCGTCGTCCTTCCTCGCTCGCTTCGCTCGCTGTGGGAGGACTCCTCGAAAAACGTCGATGAAAAAGGCCGACTCCTCCCTACGGTCGGAGTCGGTGAAACGGCGGCAAAGCCGCCGTACCCATCCCGCTACGACGGCACGACGGTAATCGTACTGCCCCGGTCGATGGCCCGCTCCAGTTCCTCGGCGATGCCGGAGCCACGCGAGACCTGAATCTCGCCGCCACGGGAGACCGTCGCGGTAAAGAGGTATTCACCGTCGGCCTGCACCTCGACGGTGTCGCCGGCGTGGCCGTTGAGCGGAATCATCACGTGCCGGGAGGTGACCTCCGGCTGGACGATTTCGCCCTGCTGGCCGCCGCTGTCTTTCTGCGGGCCGCCGGAGGGGCCCGTCGGCTTCTCGTCTAACGTACGCACGTCGATGTCGATACCGAGCCGGTTCTCGACGTCGGTGATGCGGCCCCCGCCCTTCCCGATGACCTGTGGGATGTCGTCCTCTTCGACCCAGACGACCGCGTTGTTGGGACCGCGCAGTTCCACGTCCACGTGCCCGCGGGCGATGGAGCGAATCTCGCGTTCGACCTCCTGTTTGGCGAGGCGGTCGACGCCCGAATCCTGTTCGTCCTCGTCCTCGTTGAGCGGGACGGTGACGACCTGGCGGTTGAACGTGTAAATCTCGTACTCGGGCTGGCCGGTCTCGAAGTCCCGGACGACGATGACCGGGCGGGCGAGGTCCTCTTCCATCAGGCCGTGGGGGACCTTGACCTCGGTCTTGACGTCGTAGACGGTGTGGACCTGTCCGGCCTCGATGTAGACGACGGTGTCGACGATCTGGGGGATGAGTCCCAGTTCCACGCGGCCGATGAGCCGCTGGAGGGCGTCGACGGCCCGGGTCGCGTGGACGACCCCGACCATTCCGACGCCCGCCAGACGCATGTCGGCGAAGACCTCGAAGTCGTCGGTCTTTCTGACCTCGTCGTAGATGGTGTAGTCGGGCCGGACCATCAGCAGCGAGTCGGCGGTCTTCTCCATCGAGCCGCCCAGTGCGGTGTACTGCGTAATCTCCGGGCCGACCTGGAGGTCCCGCGGTTTCTCCATCGTCTTGACCGAGTAGTCCGAATCGACGAGGAACTCCCCGACGGCCTGGGCGAACGTGGACTTCCCGGCGCCGGGCGACCCCGAGATGAGGACGCCGCGCTGGTGTTCCGTGAACCGATCCCGGAGCTCGTCGGCGTGTTCGTAGTCGTCGAGGTCGGTCTTGACGATGGGCCGGACGGCGGTAATCTCACGGGCGTCGGAGAAGGGCGGTCGGGCGATGGCGATTCGCATGTCGCGGAACTGGACGATGCTCATCCCCGGCTCGTCGAGTTCGAGGAAGCCCTCGGCCGAATCGCGGGCCGCATCGAGGATATCCTCGGCGTACTCGCGGAGTTCCTCCTCCGTGGCGGTCTTGTCGCGGATGGGCTGGTAGTGCATGTCGCCGATAGAGCCCTTCTTCGCGTACGGTTTGACCCCGACTTTCAGGTGGACACTCATCGTCCCCTCGTCGAAGAAGTTCTCTATCTCCAGTCGGTCGACGGTCCGACCGCGTGGCTCGATGTACTCCACGTCGAGCCCCTTCGCGCGGGCGACCTCCGCCTGCACGTCGTCGCTCGTCACCAGCGTCGCCGACCGGTCGTCGGCGATATCGCGGATGAGCGCGTCGATTTCGCCCTCGCCGGCGTCGCGCTTCTCGACGGCGTCGGGCCGTCGGCCCACGTACTCCACGTCGATGGTGCCGTCGTCGGCCAGTTCAACCAGCGCCTGCAGTTCTTCGAGGCCCTCCCAGCCGGTCTCTCGGCCGTCGTTGGCCTGTGCTTCGAGCTCGCCGACGACCGCCTCGGGGACGACGACCGTCGCGCCCGCAAAGCCCATGCCGTCGACCTCGCTGTCGGCATCGGCGTCTGCGGCTACCTGTGTGGACACGCGGCCGTCGATGACCACGCTCGTGTCCGGGACGATTTCCATACCTGGGGTTTGTCGCAGGCGTTGAAAAGGGTGTGGAGTCGGTACGGCAGCGCTATAGTAACAATTGAAACGATTTACACACCGATCGCACTGTCTTCGTGCGATCGGGTGTGCATTGATTTTCAATGGCTACTATAGTCAACTCGTGGCTCGTACTGGTGGCTGTAACGAACTGAGGTAATCTTCGTGGCGGCGAAAACGGTCCCCGGCCCCGATGGCACTCATCGTCGCGGTGATGGCTACACCGTAGGTGCAGACGGCCAGCGCGACGACGACGCCCCCGAAATCGGGGAACAGGGTCGCCGCGAAGACCATCATCGACACCGGCGGCGAGAGGGTAAACAGTGCGCCGACGAGGCCGGTCTTGAGGTAGGCGACGGTGCCGTGGTCGTGTTCGCCGGTCCGAATCACTGTTCGCAGGCCGCCGACCGCCATCGCGGTTCCGAGCAGGCCCAGCACGACGCCGACGGTTCCGACGGCGTCGAAGACCGGCGGGAACGACGTCTGCCCGAGCACGAGCCAGGCCAGCCCGAGCCACGCGAGGACCAGGGCGACGTGGTCGGGTTCGACGGCGTGGGTCACGCCGAGCAACCCCGCGTTGGTCACCGCGGCGACGACGGTAGCGGTCATGACCCGCAGGTCGGTGGTGACGGAGCTGAAGCTTTCCGTTCCGGCGACCCGACCGAGGCCGGATAGCCATCAGCGACACAGCACTTGAGCGGCAATACCTGCCTCTCGAATCAAGAGCCCATGAATAGGCAGGCGTCGTGCGGTTCTGTACTTGAAGCTACCGTGCTCGTGCGGTCCGCTCGCGGTTTCAGGTCGTCTATTTGATACTACCTGGCGCATCTCCGAGTGCAATGG is a window encoding:
- a CDS encoding MarR family transcriptional regulator, which gives rise to MTETDGEGISDLPPSAKLVYKVLEYDGPLTQKGIVEESMLSARTVRYALERLDEVGVVEEDVYFADARQNLYELNEPPAEQADPAISD
- a CDS encoding PINc/VapC family ATPase, whose product is MEIVPDTSVVIDGRVSTQVAADADADSEVDGMGFAGATVVVPEAVVGELEAQANDGRETGWEGLEELQALVELADDGTIDVEYVGRRPDAVEKRDAGEGEIDALIRDIADDRSATLVTSDDVQAEVARAKGLDVEYIEPRGRTVDRLEIENFFDEGTMSVHLKVGVKPYAKKGSIGDMHYQPIRDKTATEEELREYAEDILDAARDSAEGFLELDEPGMSIVQFRDMRIAIARPPFSDAREITAVRPIVKTDLDDYEHADELRDRFTEHQRGVLISGSPGAGKSTFAQAVGEFLVDSDYSVKTMEKPRDLQVGPEITQYTALGGSMEKTADSLLMVRPDYTIYDEVRKTDDFEVFADMRLAGVGMVGVVHATRAVDALQRLIGRVELGLIPQIVDTVVYIEAGQVHTVYDVKTEVKVPHGLMEEDLARPVIVVRDFETGQPEYEIYTFNRQVVTVPLNEDEDEQDSGVDRLAKQEVEREIRSIARGHVDVELRGPNNAVVWVEEDDIPQVIGKGGGRITDVENRLGIDIDVRTLDEKPTGPSGGPQKDSGGQQGEIVQPEVTSRHVMIPLNGHAGDTVEVQADGEYLFTATVSRGGEIQVSRGSGIAEELERAIDRGSTITVVPS
- a CDS encoding ribosome biogenesis/translation initiation ATPase RLI produces the protein MADDSIAVVDLERCQPDRCNYECMNYCPPNRSGKECITKRSDTYEEDEEFEGKPDQVRISEEICLGESCGICVNKCPFDAIEIINLPQELDDEPVHRYGENAFALYGLPSPAEGQVTGILGPNGIGKTTAVRILADEMAPNLGQYGAEPSWDEILDEYRGTALQDYLEQMRDGDVTVARKPQYVDRIPDQFDGPARELLEQTDERGALDELIDRTGIRPVVDNHIDDLSGGELQRVALVATLARDADFYFLDEITPYLDIGQRMTAARLIRELAEEGDRSMLVVEHDLAILDLLADNINMAYGSPGAFGIITPPKSTKKGINEYLSGYLENENMRIRQTEIEFEEHAPRPGSTGDVVIEYPELTKSYGDGEFTLDVDAGTIRESEVLGVVGPNGIGKSTFAKMLAGRLEPTTGEVDSRLDIAYKPQYIEIDQPMRVDAFLSSITDDFGSSYWTTEIADPLQLDAVMEQQLTDLSGGERQRVAIAACLSKDADLYLLDEPSAHLDVEQRVLATSAIRRYAENHDATALVIDHDIYMIDLLADRLLVFDGEPAKSGHAAPPQGMREGMNEFLANLDITFRRDERTSRPRINKPDSQLDRKQKKAGEYYYAPDEN
- a CDS encoding winged helix-turn-helix domain-containing protein — protein: MTTEETVSEERDFGTVVSLFGDEYARAILTAASDEPLTVQELSDMTGASPSTLYRRVERLVAVGFLDEQTRVRPDGHHDSVYSTVLAEFNITLEDGRFEFEVETGTEEDPADRLQRLWSDF
- a CDS encoding DUF7521 family protein, which codes for MVFETTVYGFRVIELIASAFATGSVAVGLYIGYRSLQSFYRHGDPSMRYLAVGLLLLTAVTYTLTFVGSMLLQFRVLSLPQQDYFLTVSHVTQFAGLVCIAYALHRRD